In one window of Deltaproteobacteria bacterium DNA:
- a CDS encoding AAA family ATPase translates to MKPKIENLVIENFRAIKKMELNGLGRVNLITGRNNSGKSTVLEAIRLLASKASLAVIRSILKYREEIIEPIFGNIKPIEADGSFYLTSLFIGFPKFSEKLNSIVIDSSGIDYNMKILIKPTWLPVTEPQKNNDTIQDLVQLRVLIGKRPGLEISINDTPHMVPLTDSIWNSSFDYWSSSGYEKLDEQPMPCLYLSPVGVDIPGIVGQLWDNVALSELEKDVIDALKIIDPKISAISMVGEENSAIGRKAITRAEGMSRPVPLRSFGDGMNRLFQMILMLVNAKGGILLIDEFENGLHYSVQPKAWKLVFELARRLDIQVFATTHSWDAIEAFQEAAAEDPEEGVLVRLYRKDDRIIPTLFREDELAVVTRERIEVR, encoded by the coding sequence ATGAAGCCGAAGATCGAAAACCTCGTTATCGAAAATTTCCGCGCCATCAAAAAGATGGAGCTTAACGGCCTTGGCCGGGTGAACCTGATAACGGGCCGCAACAACAGCGGAAAATCAACGGTGCTGGAGGCGATAAGGCTGTTGGCTTCAAAAGCGTCACTCGCTGTCATCCGTTCCATTCTTAAATATCGGGAAGAAATAATTGAGCCGATTTTTGGAAACATAAAGCCAATAGAAGCTGATGGTTCTTTTTATTTAACGAGCCTCTTTATCGGATTCCCAAAATTTTCAGAAAAATTGAATTCAATAGTTATTGACTCAAGTGGCATTGATTACAATATGAAAATATTGATAAAGCCAACTTGGCTCCCAGTTACAGAACCTCAAAAAAATAATGATACAATACAAGATTTAGTACAGTTACGTGTCCTTATAGGCAAACGTCCAGGACTCGAAATATCCATCAACGACACTCCCCATATGGTTCCACTGACAGACTCAATTTGGAATTCATCCTTTGATTATTGGTCTTCCAGTGGTTATGAAAAATTGGATGAGCAACCAATGCCTTGCCTTTATTTAAGTCCGGTTGGGGTAGATATTCCTGGAATTGTTGGGCAACTTTGGGACAATGTGGCTTTATCGGAACTTGAAAAAGACGTCATTGATGCTTTGAAAATAATTGATCCAAAAATTTCAGCTATCTCCATGGTTGGCGAAGAAAATTCCGCTATAGGTCGCAAAGCCATTACCCGCGCCGAAGGCATGTCCCGCCCGGTTCCCCTGCGCTCCTTTGGCGACGGCATGAATCGGCTTTTCCAGATGATTCTGATGCTGGTGAACGCCAAGGGCGGGATATTATTGATAGACGAGTTCGAAAACGGGCTTCACTACTCGGTGCAGCCGAAAGCCTGGAAGCTGGTCTTCGAGCTGGCAAGGCGGCTTGATATACAGGTTTTCGCCACAACCCACAGTTGGGACGCAATAGAGGCTTTCCAGGAAGCCGCCGCCGAAGACCCCGAAGAGGGGGTGC